The following DNA comes from Girardinichthys multiradiatus isolate DD_20200921_A chromosome 2, DD_fGirMul_XY1, whole genome shotgun sequence.
ATAACCATTTACATTATAGAGCCAAATGTATTCCTCCATCTGTCTTTGCAAAAACACATGGGCTTGAGCTAATTCCATCTATACATCCATAGAGTTAAGAGTTTAACATGATGTTGACGCTCCCTTTGCAGCTGTAACAACAGGATGCCTAGAAGATAAGGTCTAGGAGTGTATTCATGGTCATTTCTGACCATTCTTCCAGGAGTGGGTGAGAAGGCCTGccttgcagcctctgctctaattcatcccaaagaggTTCTATCGAGTTGTTCAGGACCTTGTGCTGGCCAGTTAGGCTCTTCcacatccatgtctttatggaccttgctttgtgcactggtgctCATTCATGTTGAAACAGGAGGCGGACATCCCTAAACTGTTCTCACAGAAGCAGGAGCATGAAATGGTCCAAAATGTCTTGGTTTGATGAAGCAGTCAGAGTTCCTTTCAATGGAATTAAGGGGAAGAGCCCAACAGAACAGCCCCACATCACTATCCtccctccaccaaactttaACACAATGCAGGCAGGAAAGTGCCCAGACTCCTCCATTAGAGCAGTGCTCTAGGGTCCAGTGGTTTCGTACCTTACACCACTGCCTCTCTGACCCTTTTGTGTTGAATTTGGTAATGTAACGTATGGATGCAGCTGCTCAGCAATGGAAATTCATTCCATTAGACTCTTTACTCTCTGCTCTTCtgctaatctgaaggccacaagAAGTTTCAAGGTCAACAGTTATTGACTCTCAGCtcttgtgattttatgtgacctCCCACATCATAGAGTTGCTGTTGTTCCCAATCGCTTCCACTTTCTTCCAAAACCACAACAGCTGACTGTGAAATATTTAGAAGCAAGGACCTCCTGTAGTTATTGCATTGGTGGGTTCCTCTTACGGTACCACAGTGGAATTCCCTGAGGACCTGAGAGCGGTGTCAGGAGCTTTGACTACGTCGTGTGATCTAATATGCTGTTTTTAGTCAAGatgcatttctttcatgtttttagGGTCGGAGTGTCTCGattgttgcatgtttttttttgtttttttcacgtGTCCTGTCTTGACATTCAGGCGTACCATATAGAGCAGATGGTTGCcaacatgtgccagggcagttttgctctacaaaaaggatatctcaagatGAAATCCTAATTGCGTGATGAACTTTATGAAATCGAGACTGGATGCAccatcaaagtaggcaggccacGTTGATGTAATGGTAACCTGTATTTGTATGATATTCAACCATTTTTGttacattcaaaatgttttacaactgAAACTGTTTTTGTGCTGTTGCATTTCCTGGCCTGGGcattcttgcaaaacagatCTTTGACCTCAACAAGTCTTTTCCTGGTTAATTAAAgggtttaaattaaaaaagaggCAGTCTGCATGCTGAGGTGCTAGATTTGTAAACCCgtggccatggaagtgattgaaaCACCTGAGGTCAATGATTTGGATGgttgagtgaatacttttgtaagtaCAGTGTATATAATTTTGGCCCAGATATTCAAGCTTCTAGTACAACATTGTGACTCTCAACCGACTGACTGGTTGActgcaaaattaaaaagattgTGTAATGTGTTAAATATTATGGCTGGTGGATCCCATTTGTTCTATAAAAATATCCTACTGTTGATCCTGGCACATGGTTTCTACccaaatcagtttatttttaggaTGATTCTGCTTTCTATCAGCTTCACAGTCTAATCCCTGTAGTTCATTTGACAGTTAGAACCCTCcttgtttactttaaaaaacatattttgatgtAAAAGTTGTTGCAGCTACTGAACTCTGTTGAAATTCACATTGTAAGACAGTAATTGAAGGTCTGTGAATTTCAACTGTTGGTGCAGTTTATTACCTTCTGAGATCTTTATGATTCTTATAAAACACCATTATAACTAATCTGtcttctgttaaatattcataGTGATCAAATTTAAACTCTATAAACAATGACTGATCAGTTTTAAATGAATCATCAGAGATTTaccaatcaggcttttcctgTCTGTTAACGATTTCTAGGTTTTGTTGAGGTGTGGGTCGTTTGATAGACCCACAGATTGGGTCTATCAAAcgagtttgttttaaatgatgctcagttggtactaaggggtccAAAAGTGTGACAAGAAAATATACTTCACATCACGCCACCACCACTAGACTATACCGCTAATGCAAAACAAGATGGAGCCTTGCTTACTTTGTTTACACCGAATCCTGAGACGACCATCTAAATGTTGCAGACTGAGACTCATcggaccaggcaatgttttccCAATCTGTCGTCTGGTTCTGGTGGGTCTGGGTGAATTTAAGCTTGATATCATGTTCCCAGCTGACAGGAGTTGCACCTGCTGGAGTCTTCTGCTGCTATACCTCAGCTGCCTCAAGGTCCCACGCGTTGTGTGTTCAGAGGGTGTTCTGCAGACCTTGGTTGGAACCAatggttatttgagctactgttgcctGTCATCTGGAACCAGTTGGCCCATTCTCATCTGACATCTGACTCCAACAAGGCATTTTCAggtcattctctgtaaaccttagAGATGGTTGTTGGTGGAAAACCCACCAGATCAGAAGGTTCTAAAATACTCAGACCCGCCTGTCTGGTACCAACAACCAAACTATGTTCACAGTCATCCTCagttttaatgcactttatgaATGGGGGAAAAAATCAGACTTTTCATGATTTGAACTGCAAATCTGAACCATGAAAAATTGtctgattctgatctctggCTGATTGACTTATGGTTAaggtgaatacttttccaatgAATTTAAAGTGAACTCCATTCAGAGACCTTCCTTAACCCATTGACCTCACTAGATTTTACAACAGAATAGGCCGCTTTGCTGCACCATGGTATACTTATGTGTGGAACTGACACTAGATAAGCCACTTGAACAGCCTCAGTAAACAACAGGCTTAAGTAGTTTAGTCCTGGTTTACCAATCCAAGAGGTCAGTCAATATTCACTGGGTTAGACCTTCTGTCTGAAGGTTCATGACATTAAATGGAAAGGAGTTAATTTTGAGGCCTAGTCTACAGCACATTTTGACACTAAAACTGAGACTGcctctttgatttttttgtacAATACTGCTGATTTAACGCAGATGTgtcctgcatttttttttatttcattttcctcTGTTTCCAGGCTTGTAGTTCATAGTAGATGTATAAATTCCCATGTCCAAAAGcgagaaatatgtaaaaagtgAGAAAGCAGAAGGGCGAGAACATAGCCATGAGTTGTGGACGAGTGAATAGCGTCACATACATACACTGAACTTTAGTGTCGGTAGGACTGGTTACATAGTCTGCAGCTTTAGCAGTGGTTAGGCTGCGTTTGGCCTTGGAGCTCAGAGCTGGGAATCACATCAGTGTTTGAAGAATGCTAGTCAAAGGTTAGAAAACAGTGTTTGCTAATTGTTGTGGAGCTAACTACTAATAGAAATACAAGTCACTAAGAAGGTATTTCTCTtcattttatgtgttaaaaCTAAAAAAGGGACATGTTCAGAAATAGATGTTTCAATGCATCTTGCACGGATATAAACCATCAGAAGTGCTTTAAATAGGCCAcctacagggtttggacaatgaaactgaaacacctggttttagaccacaataatttattagtatggtgtagggcctctttttgcggccaatacagcgtcaattcatcttgggaatgacataaacaagtcctgcacagtggtcagagcgattttaagacattcttcttgcaggatagtggccaggtcactacgtgatactggtggaggaaaacgtttcctgactcgctcctccaaaacaccccaaagtggctcaataatatttagatttggtgactgtgcaggccatgggagatgttcaacttcactttcatgttcatcaaaccaatctttcaccagtcttgctgtgtgtattggtgcattgtcatcctgatacacggcaccgccttcaggatacaatgtttgaaccattggatgcacatggtcctcaagaatggttcggtagtccttggcagtgacgcgcccatctagcacaagtattgggccaagggaatgccatgatatggcagcccaaaccatcactgatccacccccatgcttcactctgggcatgcaacagtctgggtggtacgcttctttggggcttctccacaccataactctcctggatgtggggaaaacagtaaaggtggactcatcagagaacaatacatgtttcacattgtccacagcccaagatttgcgctccttgcaccattgaaaccaacgtttggcattggcatgagtgaccaaaggtttggctatagcagcccggctgtgtatattgaccctgtggagctcctgacggacagttctggtggaaacaggagagttgaggagcacatttaattctgccgtgatttgggcagccgtggttttatgttttttggatacaatccgggttagcacctgaacatccctttcagacagcttcctcttgcgtcctcagttaatcctgttggatgtggttcgtccttcttggtggtatgctgacattaccctggataccgtggctcttgatacatcacaaagacttgctgtcttggtcacagatgcgccagcaagacgtgcaccaacaatttgtcctcttttgaactctggtatgtcacctataatgttgtgtgcatttcaatattttgagtaaaactgtgctcttaccctgctaattgaaccttcacactctgctcttactggtgcaatgtgcaatcaatgaagactggttaccagactggtccaatttagccatgaaacctcccacactaaaatgacgtgttttaagtttcattgtccaacccctgtacttcactATCTTTTTTGTGTGTGGCAGTCATATTGGAAACTAAAGTCTTAGTTTAGTATGATTAAACAGAGGGAGGCTAACATTAGATGGCTAAAAAACTGCCTTTCTGAATGTTGTACATGTGTTTAGCATGTAAACATTGCTATTTCAGCACGGCTACAGTGTCTTTCCAGATACTGTTTTCttaagaaaaaacaacagatgATATTTTTGGTAAAAGGTGTTTCAGCTCACCATGGAATCATTACCATTGTTCATGTAAAAGGAAGTGTGTGGCTGGTTGTTCTCAGGTCACTCTGACCAGCATTTAAGAGGAAGATTATGCCTTTTTGTGGCTCGGCACCACATAAAATCTTCCACCATTGATGCTGAACTCTTGTGATCATTTTACAAGCCTCTCTTATTGTTTGTGACAGCAGATGACTTCTCACTGGTGGTTAACTGATGACTTGGTTTTATCTGGTGTCATTTCCCCTATTCCATGTTTTCAATTCCTGTTCTGAGAGCCCAGACCTCATCAAGCTCAGTGTTAGAGATGGACAACACAGCCGAACTGCTGAGGAGTCCCAGTCAGTGCAGTTAGTTTAGACCAGCTATCCTTGTAGTTCTGTAGTCACACAGGAATATTTTCAAATTGAAAAGAAGAGATCAGCTGCAAGAGTCCACTTCCTGGTTTATGCAGGGCTGTCGTCAGGGTTTAAACGACCACTCACCCGTTTCTTATTATTAGATGGAGACCTTCTCAGGGTTGTCATTCATTCTTTTTTGCTTCTCAGGAGACAAATGAGCAAAAGCTGTTTAAGATCGCCAGCGAGCTCCTGCACACAGAGAAGGCCTACGTGGCCCGACTCAACCTGCTGGACCAGGTGAGGAACTTGTTGAAATCTCCATCTCACTTCTGTTTTCAGTCTTGCAGTACATCAGCCATGCTTTATGCATCACAGTAGGAGAAAACGTTGTTAAACTCTAACTGCTTACACGTCTATCCAGGTATTCTGTGCTAAGATGATGGAGGAGGCAAATAAAGGCACTTTCCCTGTGGATGTGGTGAAGAACATCTTCTCTAACATAACCTCCATCCATGCCTTTCACAGCCAGTTTCTGCTTCCTGCTCTGGAGAAACGCATGGGGGAATGGTAGGTTTCAGTGGTGCTACCACCATAGCTTTCTGCTATTTGTAGTTTTCTGGAAAACCGTTTCAGACcatcaaacaaatttgaatCAGAGAAAAAGATAACCAGAGTTAATGATAAAGAGCCCCTGTGAGAACCATTATtcagacatggagaaaacatgaaacagcgGAGAACCTTCTCAGGAGAGGCCAACCTACCTAAACTACTCCAGAGCTCAGAGACGGctcatccaagaggtcacaGAAAAATCCAGAACATCTAAAGTTCTGCCAAAACCATTGCAGACCTAAAATGACACAAAGGCTcatctcacatttaccaaaaaacgtcttgatgatccccaaggaTTTAGGGAAAAAATATGAAGCAGAACGTTTTGAACATGTGTGTCCCGTGACATTTGgtgtaaaattagcaaagcaactcagaaaaaaaacagtactttgggtcaaacatggtggtggtagtatcataatctggggctgctttgcagCCTCAGGACATAGAAGACATGAAATCTGCTCTCCTGAAGGAGAATATGAGGTCATCAGCTCATGACTTGAAGCACTAAAGCACATCAGCAAGTCCACAAAATCTAAATTAAGATTTTggtgtggcctagtcaaagtctagacctgaaTCCACTTGAGATGTGGCGCCATGGTCCTAAACAGGGCAACTCATGCTGGAAAACCCTCCGATGCTGAATGAAAACACTTGTTCAATCAAGAATGGCCTGAAATTCCTCCAAtcctattttaaaatattgtagcCTACTTCtggttgtcagacaggttctgtttaaattGTTTCTTGATTCTGTGCTTCTAGATGGATTGAAATTCAGTAATTTGGAACCATCATTTTACATTtagtcaggttatctttgtgaaaaaaacaaaaacatcagaaatctgtgagggggaaatactttttttccagCGCTGCATTCTTATGGTTTTCTCACAAACACAAGCTTATGGTGATGAATGAAGCTAATATTTGTCATCATTTTTTATATGCAACAGGAAATGCAGCAGTTAAAGCTGGGGTTGATTTTGGTTGTTAGAATATGGTCTCTATAGTGAAAGACATTTAACTCAGTTTTATTCTAGATAATCTAGTTTGCCCTGTAGTCCACCAGGAAGTGATCCTTATTGCTCCTACTCTGCAGGGAATCCATTCAACGGATCGGTGACATTCTGCAGAAACTTACACCCTTTCTCAAAATGTATGCCGAGTATGTGAAGAACTTCGACAAGGCCATGGAGCTGCTGAAACAGTGGACCGACCGTTCGCCTCAATTTAAGGCTGTAATTCAGGAGATACAGGTACACATATTGGTGGAAAATCTGGTCTGTTCATCTTGTCCTGTTACCATCAAATAGGATTAGGTGAACAGAAGCACTGTTCTGAGATATTAAACTCACAAACAAGCTTCCTGTTTGCATGTGGACAGAGTCAGGAGATCTGCGGCAGTCTGACGCTCCAGCATCACATGTTGGAGCCAGTGCAGAGAGTTCCTCGATACGAGATGCTGCTGAAAGACTACCTGAAGAAGCTGCCTCAGGACGACCCTGACCGGACAGATGCAGAAAGTACGTGCAGATGTGTTTTTATCACTTAACATACagtgtggtataaaaatacttgagTGGTGCCTTCTTTCTTTATGCTTGGCTTCCAACATTCCAAAGTTTGTTGTAAAAGTCTTAAATGGTCTTGATCAGAACTTCTCCAGACTttccaaagtttttcttttgatgTTGGCTGCTTCTTTATTTCCTTTGAGAGGAACATTTCTATTAAAGCCAATTAATGCAGGCTGCTAAACTCAAATAAagaatcattattttatttacatatagCAAAGATTTTAGTTTACCTCTTTAGATACTTTGTTAGCAGCACCTCCATCCATATACTTGTAACATAAACCCATGGAAACTTGAGTGATGaaaaataaggatttttttGCATGAATAAGCTGTATTTACCCTGTGACTATATGTAGATGTGTACACATGAATATGTGTATGCTTGGGGATATGTATGTAAGTGTTCAGATGggtatatttattcattttgctTTGTGAAGTTCCAAGATTTTGCACGTTCGTTTAAggctgaagaaaaatgtattggtCTATAAACTTTATCTAAAACTTGATCTTATTGCAGATAATTTTTTATCACCCATACCACTTTGTTAGTCCTTTCCTGATGCTAAAAACATGAACtgcagaaaataattaaataaaataaataaaactgtccaAAGGACAGAAACAGCCTTGAGGAAGCCTGGAGAACTACCGGCCAGGATCATTTTAAATGACCAAAAGAAGACCTGGTGCTTAGAAGTGTACAGTACTGTATGCATTAAAGAAATGAAACATCTTTCCTGTTTTCCAGAATCATTAGAAATCATTGCTACAGCAGCCACTCACTCCAACAGTGCCATTAGAAAATCTGTAAGTAATCCTCCAGATTTCCTGAATCTCTCTACTCTGGATCACTTTACAAAgacgggtttccttcaactgttCAGGAAAACCTGAAGAAGCTGATGGAGATATATGAGATGTTGGGTGAAGAGGAGGACATTGTTAACCCCTCAAATGAGTTCATCAAGGAAGGCCACATCCTGAAGCTGGCAGCCAGGAACACCTCAGCCATGGAGAGATACCTTTTCCTGGtgaggaacacacacacacacacacacacacacacacagacaaacacataACCTGCGTTTTAATTAAGGATAccaaagagaaataaatgaatcatTTCATGTTAGCAACACCTCTGTGTGAAGAAATGTGTGGGGCACTTTAAGAAATCTCTTGTTTTTGATATGATGCATTTATGCTTCCTATTAGCTGCTTGGACAATATGTCTCAGCTGCTTAATTCAACTCACCTGCAGAAACAAGAGCTTCACAATCTGAGGGGAAACAAAGCCAGAAACCTCAACCACAGCACTGATTCACCCATCTTTTATGGTAGCTTAGCAGCTGAGGTCTGTGCTTTTTCATACCAGTTCAACAACATGCTGTTATACTGCGTACCTAAATTCAGCCTGGGAGGAACCAAGTATACAGTCAGGACCAGAATTGGGATTGATGGCATGAAGGTCCTGGAAACGAGCAATGAGGACTACCCTCATACCTTCCAGGTGTCGGGCAAAGAGAGAACGCTGGAGCTTCAGGCCAGGTGAGCTTCCTGCAGACATCTCACAGAACGTTGGAGgtcaaacatttaataaatacaCGCACATTACTGTGGGAGGAGATCAGAGTGACATGATTGCCTTTTAACAAAGTCACATCATggtatttaataataatacaaaacatgaaaatgtgcaaaatgatctggttgattttattttaaacagaaagcaACATTTATTCCTGGTGCTGCTGCTAAAACTAATTTTGTGTTACTATGATTTTCTACATAAAATTGGGCAAAAATCTAgaataaaaagcttttaaattcGTTTTTAGGTGCTTATTGCACCGAATATTCTTTGTATTCATCTGCTCAGAGTTTAACAATATGGTATTTTAGAGGTTTAGGAATCAGATGTTTTGCATACACAGACACACGTGCACACCTTTCTCTCTGACCAAGatcttcatcatgacattagaCTGACATGAAATCCCTTTTTATCCCACAGAGGACTTCCATGTAGCTGAATTTGTGTTTCTTATAAACATTAGAAGAGTAGTATCCGTTTTAAGCCAACTGACCAGAGGTTTGCAGTAGTAGGATTTTGAAGGACAGAGCAGTCCCATTTAATGCTTCATGTAGATAGAGAGAACCGGTCACTCGATAAAAGGATTTTCAGCTGTAGGGACCCTGTAAATACCTGAAGAAAAGCCAGCTTTAGTTAAATAAATTCTGTCCGTTTTTCTCCTCAGCTCAGAGCAAGACAAGGCAGACTGGATCAAGGTATAGACAGTCCAGTTCTGTcagtttcttttcctttttacaaGTTTAAAATTAAACTCTAAAGACTCACATTtggtttgttgttgttcttctgtCACAGGCTTTCCGGCAGACCATAGAGATCTTCCAGCAGAAAAACGAGTCGTTCAAGAACGCTCTGAAGGACGTGGAGGAAGTTTCGGTTAGTGCTGCATCAAAACTATTCTCAGAGGAATTGCCAACATATTTTGGGCTTGTTATGCtgactgtttcttttctttaatgcagaaagctgagctGGGGAAGCGGGCTCCTCGCTGGATTCGTGACAATGAAGTGACAATGTGCATGAAGTGTAAGGAGCCTTTCAATGCCATCACGCGGCGGAGACATCACTGCAGAGCCTGCGGCTTCGTAAGTTATCCTCCTGCTGCCGTCGTGCTTAATGCATCCACTCTGGGTGGAACAGAAGACACCGCGGTTTAACCTTTAAAGTGGAGATGTGGGACTAAATGGATTAAACACTTTGATTTACTGATTGTCTGGAGCTTGTCTTTGTGTCGGAGATCGACTGATGATGAACGTTACTGTTTCACTTCCAGTTAGTATGATGGTGTACTATTTTGACAGATGCCTTGTTGTTTTTCCTCCAACTGCTCAAGATATCAAGATAAGATCTATATAAGTTTGTAATTTTATTAATGGGTAAAACTAATTGTATAGAATTATTACTCAGTGAGAGGGTTTATTTCTGCTCATTTTAATGATTCTAGGTTATGGCTAATAAAAAACCCAAATTCAATttatcagaaaatttgaatataacaTCAGAtcaatgaaacaaaataaaggattttaaccCAGAAATGTCAAGGTTCTGTACAGTATCTGCTCTCAGTAgttggtctgggctccttttgcaatAATTACTGCATaaatgcagcatggcatggaggagatcagcctgtggttctgctgaggtgttcaagAAGCCCAGGTTACTTTGGTAGCAGCCTTCAGCTGGTCTGCATAGTTGCTTCTGGATTCGTTTGCTAGATTTTTTCCTCTCTGTTACTTTTTAAAGCTGTTTGACCTCCTGGCTTACCAAAAAAGCATTTAATTGACTTATTTTAGACATTTCATTTTTACCACCACTGGCAGGTTTTTATATGAACtgtgaaaaagaaatgttgttCTCACACTAAGGCATCAGCTCTGTTGGTCAAAGATAAAATGCATCATTAGTCAAGTCTAAACTGTGATGATTAAAGGATGGCTGATTCTTTCAGGTGGTGTGCTGGAAATGCTCAGACAATAAGGTTCAGCTTGAATATGACAACAACAAGGTGAATAAAGTCTGCAGAGACTGTTTCTGCATCCTGACGGGAGAAGGGGTCACCGAGGGCAAAAAGAAGGGCATCCTTGAGGTAATGTTTGAACCAATACTGCAAAGGCACAGCGTTTTGGAAGGGTATCTTATAATCATCATAATTCACtgctgcaaggcactgtattgtTTATTATATATGTACTCCTATAATTAGGATGCAGTCCTAAAACACAGTGTGAAAatgacatgaaaaatgtttcagcaTTCAGCTGCATCGTCTCCTCCCTCTCTATGCAGATCGAGGCAGCTCAGATCACAGACAGCAGCATCATGTGTGGTTTCCTGCAGCACTCAGAGAAAGGCAAACTTTGGCAGAAGGTCTGGTGTGTCATCCCTGAGAAGGAGTGTCTGGTGCTCTACCTCTACGGAGCTCCAcaggtgaaaaaacaaaacaaagaagtgAAAAATATCCTTCAATTGGCTCTTTTCCCACTGATAGTAATCCTTTCTGCCTCTTCTCACAGGACGTGAAGGCCTTGTGCACCATCCCACTACTGGGTTACGTAGTGGAAGATAGTCCCCGGCACACAGATGCTCCAGCCAGCTTCCGCCTTTCCCAGTCCAAGTCTGTCCACAACTTTGCTGCGGAAACCGAGGAGCTTAAGCAGCGCTGGCTGAAAGTCATTCGAGTGGCGgtgatgggagagatgccagcACGACTGGAGACCAACGGCAGTGGCGCGTTGGAGAGCAGCAACACACAGGAAGTCAATCCTGATGACACCTAGATGGAGTGTTGCTCACAAATCAAACTGCTGTGGGACTGTTGGAGGGGTGAAAGCAAAGATGCACCCCTCTCTGTTCAGTCTGTTCACTCTTAAAAACAGGGTGGAACGACTAGTGCTGGATAAGCTGCCCTTCCTTTCTTCTACTGTTGGAACTGTTCTGGATTACTAACATTTCTGGTACAATCAACACTAGAGCAGAGGGACTTTGAGATGCATCTTCTTCCCTCAAACGAGCACTATTAAAGAAAACTCAAACTCTGCCTTCAAGGATGGCGCCGCCCCACGGACCTCCACAGCGTCCTGTTGAGGATGGGAATCAAAGTCCGCTGGTGCTGTAAATCTGTTTCTTGTACagaacacttttttttattcaaaaagtaACAGTCTTTCATCCATGTACAAAAATTCTCAAGTTCTTCTTGTATGAAAAGGAGAAACATCTTTATGTCtgacaaaatatttacagtatTCCCGTCATTGGAGGGCTTCAGCAGACGGTTCCAAAACTAGAACAAGGACCATGAACTTGGATAATGATGCTCTCATCTTTCTCCTCTGAAAGCAAAAACGTGGAGTCGATC
Coding sequences within:
- the fgd4a gene encoding FYVE, RhoGEF and PH domain-containing protein 4a isoform X3 translates to MDKICADNRIGKTQPCDLRRRHAERKTNTPCCQTRSADDEACIAVKIQQSRALTCSSPSKASSCSPILQECLNRALRGTADRSRGGVNGRVPGSRTLLPSKPQVPPKPAHLLSPVSPFLPSLGIIQKSPVGLIMEEEGGKPGGMTLERVRDKQSKVSDLISRFEVNSNTENKRDGSPLKQTSKASNLSPVHCAYQRTEISKIQEKFSSAAPASQDAKKPAANGLVVQMEQDKETEEKTHDRMRIETAELVNGDLESEDQVDSPHHHTDRTGTESHAENEDNKKTTETVQKSEEGSSEHKETNEQKLFKIASELLHTEKAYVARLNLLDQVFCAKMMEEANKGTFPVDVVKNIFSNITSIHAFHSQFLLPALEKRMGEWESIQRIGDILQKLTPFLKMYAEYVKNFDKAMELLKQWTDRSPQFKAVIQEIQSQEICGSLTLQHHMLEPVQRVPRYEMLLKDYLKKLPQDDPDRTDAEKSLEIIATAATHSNSAIRKSENLKKLMEIYEMLGEEEDIVNPSNEFIKEGHILKLAARNTSAMERYLFLFNNMLLYCVPKFSLGGTKYTVRTRIGIDGMKVLETSNEDYPHTFQVSGKERTLELQASSEQDKADWIKAFRQTIEIFQQKNESFKNALKDVEEVSKAELGKRAPRWIRDNEVTMCMKCKEPFNAITRRRHHCRACGFVVCWKCSDNKVQLEYDNNKVNKVCRDCFCILTGEGVTEGKKKGILEIEAAQITDSSIMCGFLQHSEKGKLWQKVWCVIPEKECLVLYLYGAPQDVKALCTIPLLGYVVEDSPRHTDAPASFRLSQSKSVHNFAAETEELKQRWLKVIRVAVMGEMPARLETNGSGALESSNTQEVNPDDT